One genomic window of Arthrobacter sp. KBS0703 includes the following:
- a CDS encoding amino acid transporter: protein MTTMTRPPADPSALRPHRQARLKSWLLLGLQDSKGSHQGPGGLTAAHERRHPWWQVMCLTGVDYFSTLGYQPAIAALAAGAISPLATLVLVAVTLCGALPVYRRVAGESSRGEGSIAMLERLLPRWGGKLFVLVLLGFAATDFMITMTLSAADATAHLVQNPYSPGWLHGQEIPVTLVLLALLAAVFLRGFKEAIGIAVVLVAVYLGLNVVVVARTAVETLTHPAAVGDWWRALATSHGNPVLAVGIALLVFPKLALGLSGFETGVAVMPQVRGHATDTLENPAGRIQGTRRMLTTAALIMSAFLIASSFITVILIPGPEFEPGGQANGRALAFLAHEYLGSGFGTVYDVSTIAILWFAGASAMAGLLNLVPKYLPRYGMAPEWAKAVRPLVLVFAVIAFLVTILFEADVDAQGGAYATGVLVLMTSAAVAVALSARRRQQRKRTFGFGLIALVFIYTTIVNVVERPEGIRIAGFFIVGIIVISLLSRIGRSFELHATHVRLDRTALEFVAADDDGPMGIIAHEPLRLSADAYRQKLTSAIEVSHLPVDYEALFLEVIVDDSSDFETELQVRGVVRHGYRILEVHGPVVPNTIASVLLHIRDVTGLMPHIYFRWTEGNPVVNLLRFLFLGEGEIAPVTREVLREAEPDVTKRPWVHVG, encoded by the coding sequence ATGACCACCATGACCCGTCCGCCCGCGGACCCCTCGGCGCTCCGGCCCCACCGGCAGGCGCGGCTCAAGAGCTGGCTGCTCCTGGGCCTGCAGGACAGCAAGGGATCCCACCAGGGGCCCGGCGGACTGACCGCGGCGCACGAGCGCCGTCACCCGTGGTGGCAGGTCATGTGCCTGACCGGGGTGGACTACTTCTCCACGCTCGGTTACCAGCCGGCCATTGCGGCGCTCGCGGCCGGAGCCATTTCTCCGCTGGCCACGCTTGTCTTGGTTGCCGTCACGCTTTGCGGGGCACTGCCCGTGTACCGCCGGGTAGCCGGCGAGAGCTCCCGCGGCGAGGGATCCATTGCCATGCTCGAGCGGCTGCTGCCGCGGTGGGGCGGCAAACTCTTCGTCCTGGTGCTGCTCGGCTTCGCGGCCACGGACTTCATGATCACCATGACCCTGTCCGCCGCGGATGCGACAGCGCACCTCGTCCAGAACCCGTACTCCCCCGGCTGGCTCCACGGCCAGGAAATCCCGGTGACGCTCGTCCTGCTGGCTCTGCTCGCCGCGGTGTTCCTGCGCGGGTTCAAGGAGGCGATCGGCATCGCCGTCGTGCTCGTGGCCGTGTATCTGGGCCTGAACGTCGTCGTGGTGGCGAGGACCGCCGTCGAGACCCTGACCCATCCGGCCGCCGTCGGTGACTGGTGGCGGGCCCTGGCCACGTCCCACGGGAATCCGGTCCTGGCCGTGGGCATTGCCCTGCTGGTGTTCCCCAAGCTGGCGCTCGGCCTGTCCGGCTTCGAAACCGGGGTCGCGGTGATGCCGCAGGTCCGCGGCCACGCGACCGATACCCTGGAGAACCCTGCCGGCCGCATCCAGGGCACACGCCGCATGCTGACCACGGCGGCGCTGATCATGAGCGCCTTCCTGATCGCGAGCAGCTTCATCACGGTGATCCTCATTCCGGGCCCCGAATTCGAACCGGGCGGGCAGGCGAACGGCCGTGCCCTGGCGTTCCTGGCCCACGAGTACCTCGGGTCGGGCTTCGGCACCGTCTACGACGTCAGCACCATCGCCATCCTGTGGTTCGCCGGCGCGTCCGCGATGGCCGGGCTGCTGAACCTCGTCCCCAAATACCTCCCCCGCTATGGGATGGCGCCCGAGTGGGCCAAGGCCGTCCGGCCCCTGGTGCTGGTGTTCGCGGTGATCGCTTTCCTGGTCACCATCCTTTTTGAGGCCGACGTCGATGCCCAGGGCGGCGCCTACGCCACCGGCGTCCTGGTGCTGATGACGTCCGCGGCTGTTGCCGTGGCGCTCTCGGCCCGCCGCCGCCAGCAGCGGAAACGGACCTTCGGATTCGGCCTGATCGCCCTCGTGTTCATCTACACCACCATCGTCAATGTGGTGGAACGGCCCGAAGGGATCCGGATCGCCGGGTTCTTCATCGTGGGCATCATTGTCATCTCGCTGCTTTCCAGGATCGGGCGGTCCTTCGAACTCCACGCCACCCATGTCCGCCTGGACAGGACCGCCCTGGAATTCGTGGCGGCGGACGACGACGGCCCCATGGGCATCATCGCCCACGAACCCCTGAGGCTGAGCGCCGACGCGTACCGGCAGAAACTGACGTCCGCCATAGAGGTCAGCCACCTGCCGGTCGACTACGAGGCGCTGTTCCTGGAAGTGATCGTGGACGATTCCTCCGACTTCGAAACCGAACTGCAGGTGCGCGGAGTGGTCCGGCACGGCTACCGGATCCTGGAGGTGCACGGGCCCGTGGTGCCCAACACCATCGCCTCCGTGCTGCTGCACATCCGGGACGTCACGGGGCTCATGCCGCACATCTACTTCCGCTGGACCGAGGGAAATCCCGTGGTGAACCTGCTGCGCTTCCTGTTCCTGGGCGAAGGCGAGATCGCACCGGTCACCCGCGAAGTGCTGCGCGAAGCCGAGCCCGACGTCACAAAGCGGCCCTGGGTCCACGTGGGATGA
- a CDS encoding response regulator, whose product MTSILVVDDDPHLLKALRITLQAHGYSVDTAPDGRSALLAATRNPPGLVVLDLGLPDMDGAAVLTEFRRWSSAPVLVLSARHGSADKVDALDAGADDYITKPFGLEELLARLRALLRRAPEAAEAPTVTTAEFTVDLGQRVVTRNGESVRLTPTEWSILELLVRNPGKLVTQQQILSTVWGPAYAKEANYLRVYIAQLRRKLEADTGNPRHLLTEAGIGYRFRP is encoded by the coding sequence GTGACCAGCATCCTCGTGGTGGACGATGATCCCCACCTGCTGAAGGCCCTGAGGATCACCCTGCAGGCGCACGGGTACAGCGTGGACACTGCCCCGGACGGCCGCTCGGCGTTGCTGGCGGCCACCCGCAACCCGCCCGGCCTGGTGGTTCTGGACCTCGGGCTCCCCGACATGGACGGGGCCGCCGTGCTGACAGAATTCCGCCGCTGGAGCAGTGCGCCCGTGCTGGTGCTCTCTGCCCGGCACGGGTCAGCCGACAAAGTCGACGCCCTGGATGCCGGGGCCGATGACTACATCACCAAGCCGTTCGGCCTGGAGGAACTCCTCGCCCGGCTCCGTGCGCTGCTGCGCCGGGCCCCGGAGGCCGCAGAAGCGCCCACCGTCACCACGGCCGAATTCACGGTGGACCTCGGCCAGCGGGTGGTCACCCGGAACGGGGAGTCGGTGCGGCTGACCCCCACCGAATGGAGCATCCTGGAACTCCTGGTCCGCAACCCCGGAAAGCTCGTCACCCAGCAGCAGATCCTCTCGACCGTGTGGGGTCCCGCCTACGCCAAGGAAGCCAACTACCTGCGCGTCTACATCGCCCAGCTCCGCCGCAAACTGGAAGCGGACACCGGCAATCCGCGCCACCTCCTGACCGAGGCGGGCATCGGCTACCGGTTCCGGCCCTGA
- a CDS encoding ATP-binding protein: MPAADSRLLGAFAVHVMAQLERQQLAASRLEVLRLAEGNTMRTAILRAVSHDLRTPLAGIKLAVGGLLQTAVTYTPGEQKELLETIDECTDRLDVLVGNLLDMSRITADSVQPLLRPVRWFEVVPPALRGLPAGTVRVDLPPNMPAVDADPGLLERVIANIVENAVKYAPGSDITVAGSAGGLSTATLDGHPSGELRIIDHGSGVPASNVVAMFRPFQRLDDIARTSGVGLGLAVAKGFVAAMGGSLTAQETPGGGLTMVIRLRLSTGVGAGPVSAGSASSALSAAAAPGGAADGPAEAAP; the protein is encoded by the coding sequence GTGCCGGCCGCGGATAGCCGCCTGCTGGGTGCCTTCGCGGTGCATGTGATGGCCCAGCTGGAGCGGCAGCAGCTGGCTGCCAGCCGGCTGGAGGTTCTGCGGCTTGCCGAAGGGAACACGATGCGCACGGCCATTCTACGGGCCGTGTCCCACGACCTGCGGACGCCGCTGGCAGGAATCAAGCTGGCCGTGGGCGGCCTCCTGCAGACGGCGGTCACGTACACGCCGGGCGAACAGAAGGAACTGCTGGAAACCATCGATGAATGCACGGACCGGCTCGACGTCCTCGTGGGGAACCTCCTGGACATGTCGCGGATTACCGCGGATTCGGTCCAGCCGCTCCTCAGGCCGGTCCGGTGGTTTGAGGTGGTTCCTCCCGCCCTGCGCGGCCTGCCCGCCGGAACCGTGCGGGTGGACCTGCCGCCCAACATGCCAGCCGTCGACGCCGACCCGGGCCTGCTTGAACGTGTCATCGCCAACATCGTTGAAAATGCCGTCAAGTACGCGCCAGGGTCCGACATCACTGTCGCCGGCTCCGCCGGAGGCCTCAGCACTGCCACCCTGGACGGGCATCCCTCCGGCGAGCTGAGGATCATTGATCACGGCAGCGGCGTGCCGGCCAGCAACGTCGTGGCCATGTTCCGGCCTTTCCAGCGCCTGGACGACATTGCGCGGACCTCCGGCGTGGGCCTGGGCCTGGCGGTTGCCAAGGGGTTCGTCGCCGCGATGGGCGGAAGCCTGACGGCGCAGGAAACCCCAGGCGGAGGCCTCACCATGGTGATCCGCCTGCGGTTGTCGACCGGCGTCGGCGCCGGCCCGGTCTCCGCCGGTTCCGCTTCCTCGGCCCTCTCCGCCGCTGCGGCGCCCGGCGGCGCGGCGGATGGTCCTGCGGAGGCCGCACCGTGA
- a CDS encoding DUF4118 domain-containing protein, which yields MARERIVIGLSGGGEGEILIRRAARILGASGEGELIAVHVRSAGGVSGESPQALEAQRRLIVELGGSYHTVAAPDPARALLEFAANVGATRIVIGQSRSRRMAPFASGGSESRIVRGAGDIDVQVVPHPQAGRGAGRTRQRDLGRVRVGVGFVLAAAVPVLMQLLLASFDHSVATAALLQLAGAVAVALVGGLWPAVAGALWSSLLVNYFSTPPVGDLAIHDPQDLLSLGVFVGVSVAVAGVVDRSARRSKEAARARAEAATLGDLTRGATRSEDTVASLLEQALDVFGVRAAAVFTGAAGSPPQPAQVRPVQVRPAQPQPVMSPAATVPGGIRTAARTVTSGCSRAPGR from the coding sequence ATGGCACGGGAACGGATTGTCATTGGCTTGTCCGGTGGAGGTGAGGGGGAGATCCTGATCCGCCGCGCGGCCAGGATCCTCGGTGCCTCCGGGGAGGGGGAGCTGATCGCGGTCCATGTCCGTTCCGCCGGCGGCGTCTCCGGCGAATCGCCCCAGGCCCTCGAAGCCCAGCGCCGGCTCATCGTGGAGCTGGGCGGCAGCTACCACACCGTCGCGGCACCGGATCCTGCCCGGGCGCTCCTCGAGTTCGCCGCGAACGTCGGCGCCACCAGGATCGTCATCGGCCAGTCCCGCAGCCGGAGGATGGCCCCGTTCGCGTCCGGCGGCTCTGAGTCCCGGATTGTCCGCGGGGCCGGAGACATCGATGTGCAGGTGGTGCCCCATCCCCAGGCCGGCCGCGGTGCAGGCCGAACAAGGCAACGGGATCTCGGCCGGGTCCGTGTGGGCGTCGGGTTTGTCCTCGCAGCCGCGGTTCCCGTACTGATGCAGCTGCTGCTGGCCTCCTTCGATCACAGCGTGGCCACCGCCGCCCTGCTCCAGCTTGCCGGTGCCGTGGCCGTCGCCCTGGTCGGCGGCTTGTGGCCGGCCGTCGCCGGTGCGCTCTGGAGCAGCCTGCTGGTCAACTACTTCTCCACGCCGCCCGTGGGCGACCTCGCCATCCACGACCCCCAGGACCTGCTCTCACTGGGCGTGTTCGTCGGAGTGTCCGTGGCAGTGGCCGGCGTGGTGGACCGGTCCGCCCGCCGCTCCAAGGAGGCCGCCCGCGCCCGGGCCGAAGCGGCAACGCTGGGCGACCTCACCCGCGGGGCGACCCGGTCAGAGGACACTGTGGCCAGCCTGCTGGAGCAGGCGCTGGACGTCTTCGGGGTGCGCGCCGCCGCGGTGTTCACCGGGGCGGCGGGTTCGCCGCCGCAGCCGGCTCAAGTGCGGCCGGTCCAGGTGCGGCCGGCTCAACCTCAGCCGGTCATGTCGCCGGCAGCCACCGTGCCCGGGGGAATCCGGACGGCGGCGCGGACCGTGACGTCCGGCTGCTCGCGAGCGCCGGGGCGCTGA
- a CDS encoding phosphoketolase: MGSTEAGQEISDDELELLNRYWDAANYLTVAQIYLQENPLLREPLEPDHIKPRLLGHWGTGPGLSLVYVHLNRLIRRTSAEVLFVAGPGHGGPSVVANVYLEGTYSEIYPDVGQDVAGLRRLARQFSTPGGVGSHVGPATPGSIHEGGELGYSLMHATGAVMDNPGLIAACVIGDGEAETGPLAASWTAPFFLNPARDGAVLPILHLNGHKISGPTVLGRRSDADVEALLRAHGWDPVTVSGDRPGHVHRAMASAVDRAYADIRDIQEQARGGRTADAARWPAIILRTPKGWTGPETVDGSPVEGTFRAHQVPLSGVKDNPEHLALLEQWMRSYKPETLFDDAGRLVPELAALAPEGRLRMGSVPPANGQPAVPLVIPDLGQYAVNPGERGSTSSETTKPLGELFRDLYLSTADNPRFRLFCPDETNSNRLGAVFEATDRCLLLPPHGGDAADDHVSPDGRVMEVLSEHLCQGWLEGYLLTGRHGFFASYEAFAMVSASMTVQHAKWLQHARELEWRSPVPSLNILLTSTCWRNDHNGFSHQGPGLIDTVLSLSGEVTRIYLPPDSNTLLATAEHVLLSTDYVNLVVVDKQAHPQYLTLEEARAHAEAGASRWAWAGNEDQGGTAGPDIVLACAGDIPTEETLAAAWLLQRHVPDARVRVVNVMDAMVLPPRDTHPHGLDDGTFSSLFTESCDVVVAWHGYARSFHQLLHGRPNPERFHVRGYSQQGTTTTPFDMVVLNRMSRYHLALEALRRMPRQLPGAKALTDHCNRQLDAHAEYIREHFEDLPEIREWAWTPPG; the protein is encoded by the coding sequence ATGGGCAGCACCGAAGCAGGCCAGGAAATCTCCGACGACGAACTTGAGCTGCTGAACCGGTACTGGGATGCGGCGAACTACCTGACCGTGGCCCAGATTTACCTTCAGGAGAACCCGCTGCTCCGGGAGCCGCTGGAGCCGGACCACATCAAGCCGAGGCTGCTGGGGCACTGGGGAACCGGTCCGGGCCTGTCCCTGGTGTACGTGCACTTGAACCGGCTGATCAGGCGGACGTCCGCAGAGGTTCTGTTCGTGGCCGGACCGGGGCACGGCGGCCCCTCCGTCGTGGCCAACGTCTACCTCGAGGGCACCTACTCGGAGATATACCCCGACGTCGGGCAGGACGTTGCCGGGCTGCGGCGGCTCGCGCGGCAATTCTCGACTCCGGGCGGCGTGGGCAGCCATGTGGGCCCGGCCACCCCGGGATCCATCCATGAGGGCGGCGAGCTGGGTTATTCACTCATGCACGCGACCGGGGCGGTCATGGACAACCCGGGGCTGATCGCCGCCTGCGTGATTGGCGACGGCGAGGCCGAAACCGGGCCGCTGGCAGCATCATGGACGGCGCCGTTCTTTCTCAACCCCGCACGGGACGGCGCAGTCCTGCCGATCCTGCACCTCAACGGACACAAGATTTCGGGGCCCACGGTGCTCGGCCGCCGCTCAGACGCGGACGTGGAAGCCCTGCTGCGAGCGCACGGCTGGGACCCGGTGACGGTTTCCGGAGACCGGCCCGGTCACGTCCACCGGGCGATGGCCTCGGCCGTCGACCGAGCGTACGCTGACATCCGGGACATCCAGGAGCAGGCCCGCGGCGGCCGCACGGCGGACGCCGCCCGCTGGCCCGCCATCATCCTGCGGACACCCAAGGGGTGGACCGGCCCTGAAACCGTGGACGGCAGCCCGGTCGAGGGAACCTTCCGCGCCCACCAGGTGCCGCTCTCCGGCGTCAAGGACAATCCGGAGCACCTCGCGCTGCTTGAACAGTGGATGCGTTCCTACAAGCCGGAAACTCTTTTCGATGACGCCGGCCGGCTCGTACCCGAACTGGCAGCGCTGGCGCCGGAGGGCCGGCTGCGGATGGGGTCCGTGCCCCCGGCCAACGGCCAGCCGGCCGTCCCGCTCGTGATCCCTGACCTCGGTCAGTATGCCGTCAACCCCGGCGAGCGCGGCTCCACCAGCAGCGAGACCACCAAACCGCTCGGCGAACTGTTCAGGGACCTCTACCTCAGCACGGCGGACAACCCCCGGTTCCGGCTGTTCTGCCCGGACGAGACCAACAGCAACCGGCTGGGTGCCGTGTTCGAAGCCACGGACCGGTGCCTGCTCCTTCCCCCGCACGGCGGTGACGCCGCGGACGACCACGTCTCGCCGGACGGCAGGGTCATGGAGGTGCTCTCCGAGCACCTGTGCCAGGGCTGGCTGGAAGGCTACCTGCTGACGGGGAGGCACGGGTTCTTCGCCAGCTACGAGGCGTTTGCGATGGTCAGCGCCTCCATGACGGTCCAGCACGCCAAGTGGCTGCAGCACGCCCGCGAGCTCGAATGGCGCTCCCCTGTTCCGAGCCTGAACATCCTGCTGACGTCAACGTGCTGGCGAAACGACCACAACGGGTTCAGCCATCAGGGTCCTGGCCTGATCGACACCGTGCTTTCCCTCTCGGGCGAAGTGACCAGGATCTACCTCCCGCCGGATTCCAACACCCTGCTGGCCACGGCGGAGCACGTCCTGCTCAGCACCGACTACGTCAACCTCGTGGTGGTGGACAAGCAGGCCCATCCCCAGTACCTCACCCTTGAGGAAGCACGTGCCCATGCCGAAGCCGGAGCATCGCGCTGGGCCTGGGCCGGGAATGAGGACCAGGGCGGCACCGCCGGCCCTGACATCGTCCTCGCCTGTGCTGGGGACATCCCCACCGAGGAGACGCTGGCCGCCGCGTGGCTCCTGCAGCGGCACGTCCCGGACGCCCGTGTGCGGGTGGTCAACGTCATGGACGCGATGGTCCTTCCGCCCAGGGACACCCACCCGCACGGTCTCGACGACGGGACGTTCAGTTCGCTGTTCACGGAGAGCTGCGATGTGGTTGTCGCCTGGCACGGCTACGCACGATCGTTCCACCAGTTGCTGCACGGCCGCCCGAACCCGGAACGCTTCCACGTCCGCGGGTACAGCCAGCAGGGAACCACCACAACGCCCTTCGACATGGTGGTGCTCAACCGCATGAGCCGCTACCATCTGGCCCTGGAGGCGCTCCGGCGCATGCCGCGGCAGCTTCCGGGCGCCAAAGCGCTCACGGACCATTGCAACCGGCAGCTGGACGCCCATGCCGAGTACATCCGCGAGCACTTCGAGGACCTTCCGGAGATCCGCGAGTGGGCCTGGACGCCGCCGGGCTAG
- a CDS encoding inorganic phosphate transporter yields MDITFMVALVIALALFFDFTNGFHDTANAMATPIATGAIKPKTAVTLAAILNLVGAFLSTEVAKTVSGGIIREGSDGVQITPDIIFAGLMGAILWNMVTWLKGLPSSSSHALFGGLIGAAIAGIGFNSVNLETLLQKVILPAVFAPLIAGIVAYVCTRLAYALTSRHDPETGSKLTQKRGGFRTGQIFTSSLVALAHGTNDAQKTMGIITLVLISAGSQRPGSGPQIWVIAACALAIAVGTYAGGWRIIRTMGAGLTEVKPAQGFAAETSTASAILASSHLGFALSTTQVASGSVIGSGMGRKGTSVRWGMVGKIALGWLFTLPAAGIVGALTALLVKTGVVGVVIAAVAGTAAVLYMFVVSRKSQVGHHNAVEVEEAGSAVRFAKKKALARARAKANESKDTQR; encoded by the coding sequence GTGGATATCACCTTCATGGTGGCGCTGGTCATTGCGCTGGCATTATTTTTCGACTTCACGAACGGTTTTCATGACACCGCGAACGCGATGGCCACGCCTATCGCCACCGGTGCCATCAAGCCGAAGACTGCAGTTACTCTCGCGGCGATCCTGAACCTCGTGGGAGCGTTCCTGTCCACGGAAGTGGCCAAGACGGTCTCCGGCGGCATCATTCGCGAAGGCTCCGACGGCGTCCAGATAACACCGGACATCATCTTTGCCGGTCTCATGGGCGCCATTCTGTGGAACATGGTGACTTGGCTCAAGGGGCTGCCCTCAAGCTCGTCGCACGCACTCTTCGGCGGACTCATCGGCGCCGCGATCGCCGGCATCGGGTTCAACTCCGTGAATCTGGAGACCCTCCTCCAGAAAGTCATCCTTCCGGCCGTCTTTGCGCCCCTGATCGCCGGCATCGTTGCCTACGTCTGTACCCGACTGGCCTACGCCCTCACCTCCCGGCATGATCCGGAGACCGGCAGCAAGCTCACCCAGAAGCGCGGGGGCTTCCGCACCGGCCAGATCTTCACGTCAAGCCTCGTGGCCCTCGCCCACGGAACCAATGACGCCCAGAAGACCATGGGCATCATCACGCTGGTCCTCATTTCGGCCGGCAGCCAGCGTCCCGGTTCGGGTCCGCAGATCTGGGTCATCGCCGCCTGCGCCCTGGCCATTGCTGTGGGCACCTACGCCGGGGGCTGGCGCATCATCCGGACGATGGGGGCGGGGCTGACCGAGGTGAAGCCCGCGCAGGGCTTCGCGGCGGAGACCAGCACGGCGTCCGCCATCCTGGCTTCCTCGCACCTGGGCTTCGCGCTGTCCACCACTCAGGTGGCCTCCGGGTCCGTCATCGGGTCGGGGATGGGCCGGAAAGGCACGTCCGTCCGCTGGGGCATGGTCGGAAAGATCGCCCTCGGCTGGCTCTTCACGCTGCCCGCCGCCGGCATCGTGGGCGCCCTGACCGCGCTGCTCGTCAAGACCGGGGTTGTGGGCGTGGTCATCGCCGCCGTGGCAGGCACCGCCGCCGTGCTCTACATGTTCGTGGTTTCCCGCAAGTCCCAGGTCGGCCACCACAACGCCGTGGAGGTCGAGGAGGCCGGATCGGCCGTCCGTTTCGCGAAGAAGAAGGCCCTCGCCAGGGCCCGCGCCAAGGCAAACGAGTCAAAGGATACGCAGCGATGA
- a CDS encoding HAD domain-containing protein, giving the protein MGNVSLYLDVDGVVCPFGATGGTPWGTAWRYAYAGMLEVAYAAELVEDLNRLVPVPGLRCVWLTSWEELAPAILCPATGLNGSRWPVLTADGAGSGAEWWKLEAIQADVGISTPERIIWVDDQLAYEGRAQAWARILGARALLVSPDPRTGLSPQELETIRIFAQGPP; this is encoded by the coding sequence GTGGGAAATGTCTCATTGTATTTGGACGTGGACGGCGTGGTGTGCCCCTTCGGTGCGACGGGCGGCACGCCGTGGGGCACCGCCTGGCGGTACGCGTACGCCGGAATGCTCGAGGTGGCGTACGCGGCGGAGCTGGTGGAGGACCTGAACCGGCTGGTGCCGGTGCCGGGCCTCCGGTGCGTGTGGCTGACCAGCTGGGAGGAGCTGGCTCCGGCCATCCTCTGCCCGGCCACGGGGCTCAACGGCAGCCGGTGGCCCGTGCTCACCGCGGACGGCGCGGGAAGCGGCGCGGAGTGGTGGAAGCTGGAAGCAATCCAGGCCGACGTGGGCATAAGCACCCCTGAGCGGATCATCTGGGTGGACGACCAGCTCGCCTATGAGGGCCGCGCCCAGGCCTGGGCGAGGATCCTGGGAGCGCGGGCACTGCTGGTGTCGCCGGACCCGCGGACCGGCCTGTCTCCGCAGGAGCTCGAAACCATCCGGATCTTCGCCCAGGGTCCGCCGTGA
- a CDS encoding VOC family protein: protein MSTLLNPYISFRDNAREAMNFYQSVFGGQLTLNTFGDFNASEDPAEADKIMHGMLTADKGFVLMGADTPKSMDYTPGTSISVSLSGEDEGELRGYYDKLSGDGGTVTVPMERAPWGDIFGMCTDRFGIAWLVNVNAPGGQAAPAS, encoded by the coding sequence GTGTCCACGCTGCTCAACCCGTACATCAGCTTCCGTGACAACGCCCGCGAGGCCATGAACTTCTACCAGTCCGTCTTTGGCGGCCAACTCACGCTGAACACCTTCGGGGACTTCAACGCCAGCGAGGACCCGGCCGAGGCGGACAAGATCATGCACGGGATGCTGACTGCGGACAAAGGCTTCGTTCTCATGGGGGCCGACACCCCCAAGTCCATGGACTACACGCCCGGAACCAGCATCTCGGTATCCCTCAGCGGAGAGGACGAAGGCGAACTGCGCGGCTACTACGACAAGCTGTCCGGTGACGGCGGCACCGTCACGGTCCCGATGGAACGCGCGCCGTGGGGCGACATCTTCGGCATGTGCACCGACAGGTTCGGCATCGCGTGGCTGGTCAACGTCAACGCCCCGGGCGGACAGGCAGCGCCGGCTTCCTAG
- a CDS encoding L-threonylcarbamoyladenylate synthase, which produces MARFFDVHPEDPQPRAISQIVDLLHSGGLIAYPTDSCYALGAQLGNKEALDRIRTIRQLDSKHHFTLVCRDFAQLGQFVNIGNDVFRSIKSVTPGSYTFILPATKEVPRRLLHPKKKTVGVRIPDHNFVQALLAELGEPLLSSTLLLPDEEDPLTQGWEIKERLDHVVDAVVDSGDCGAEPTTVVDFSSGVAEVVRRGTGDPSRFE; this is translated from the coding sequence ATGGCGAGATTCTTTGATGTTCACCCCGAGGACCCACAGCCGCGCGCGATTTCCCAAATCGTGGATCTCCTTCATTCGGGCGGCCTGATCGCCTACCCCACGGACTCGTGCTACGCCCTCGGCGCGCAACTGGGCAACAAGGAGGCACTGGACCGGATCCGGACCATCCGCCAGCTGGACAGCAAGCACCACTTCACGCTGGTCTGCCGCGACTTCGCCCAGCTGGGGCAGTTCGTGAACATCGGCAACGATGTGTTCCGCAGCATCAAATCCGTGACGCCGGGCAGCTACACCTTCATCCTGCCGGCGACCAAGGAAGTGCCGCGGCGGCTCCTGCATCCGAAGAAGAAAACGGTGGGCGTGCGCATCCCGGACCACAACTTCGTGCAGGCCCTCCTGGCCGAGCTGGGGGAACCGCTGCTGTCCAGCACGCTGCTGCTGCCGGACGAGGAGGATCCGCTCACGCAGGGCTGGGAAATCAAGGAGCGGCTTGACCATGTGGTGGACGCCGTCGTCGATTCCGGCGACTGCGGCGCGGAGCCGACCACCGTGGTCGATTTCTCCAGCGGCGTGGCCGAGGTGGTGCGCCGGGGAACCGGCGATCCGTCGCGGTTTGAATAG
- a CDS encoding universal stress protein: MNKPIVVGVSGSAGSEAAMAWSLDRAARLKLPVIAMHAVDDRWIAQEFQYHEMIKESALQLLRKVQQDAALRAPGVDVQIQLRHGGTGSALKEMSRDASLLVIGSHDRYWADGGPMTDRALQIVTASDSPVAVIPHLPGPERRGVVVGVDGSEESSQAVALAAAEADREGDELTAVLAFRQPARWIPRGQPASRLAEAMEEEEKVVLAESVAGLGDRFPDLVVHQRLESDMDPAKALVEMAADARMLVIGSRGRGGFSRLLLGSTAHAVLTRVPCPTVVTRVHKIHHDE; this comes from the coding sequence ATGAACAAACCAATTGTCGTCGGCGTCAGCGGGTCGGCGGGCAGCGAGGCCGCAATGGCGTGGTCCCTCGATCGCGCAGCCCGGCTCAAGCTTCCCGTGATCGCCATGCATGCCGTGGATGACCGGTGGATAGCGCAGGAATTCCAGTACCACGAGATGATCAAGGAGTCTGCCCTGCAGCTCCTGCGGAAAGTTCAGCAGGACGCAGCCCTGCGGGCGCCCGGCGTCGACGTCCAGATCCAGCTGCGGCACGGCGGCACCGGGTCGGCACTTAAGGAGATGTCCAGGGACGCTTCCTTGCTGGTCATCGGATCACACGACAGGTACTGGGCCGACGGCGGGCCCATGACCGACAGGGCGCTCCAGATTGTCACCGCATCGGACAGCCCCGTGGCGGTCATTCCGCACCTCCCGGGACCCGAACGGCGGGGAGTTGTCGTGGGCGTGGACGGCTCCGAGGAGTCGAGCCAGGCTGTTGCGCTTGCGGCCGCCGAGGCTGACCGCGAAGGGGACGAACTGACAGCGGTCCTGGCCTTCCGGCAGCCCGCCAGATGGATACCGCGGGGACAGCCCGCCAGCAGGCTCGCCGAGGCGATGGAGGAAGAAGAGAAGGTTGTCCTCGCCGAAAGCGTCGCCGGGCTGGGCGACAGGTTCCCCGACCTCGTGGTGCATCAGCGGCTGGAAAGCGACATGGACCCGGCCAAGGCGCTCGTTGAGATGGCGGCGGATGCCCGGATGCTGGTGATCGGCAGCCGGGGACGGGGCGGGTTCAGCAGGCTCCTGCTCGGTTCGACGGCGCACGCGGTCCTGACGCGCGTGCCATGCCCCACGGTGGTCACCAGGGTGCACAAAATCCACCACGACGAGTAG